One segment of Coffea arabica cultivar ET-39 chromosome 7c, Coffea Arabica ET-39 HiFi, whole genome shotgun sequence DNA contains the following:
- the LOC113702217 gene encoding DExH-box ATP-dependent RNA helicase DExH18, mitochondrial-like isoform X1: MARGPARNLLYLYSSRDNFTKVRAFLFPNRFHRADSPNPSNSHPFLTPDSKFCIPPQFSPSHFTQSLNYRCLNFQRHPFSTLVENGTPNLNSAPALESEVTEVDSISDIGLDENGPGNDNLEPEKRLNFAQIDSRDPVEIYKELRDASKSDKQSRSDWDLLIEVFRGFAKSGWASNQALAVYIGASFFPTAAHKFRNFFFKKCKIDIVKYLVFLGPGIEAEKFLFPIFVEFCLEEFPDEIKRFRSMVESADLTKPHTWFPFARAMKRKIVYHCGPTNSGKTYNALQRFMEAKKGIYCSPLRLLAMEVFDKVNALGVYCSLLTGQEKKFVPFSSHVACTVEMVSVDELYEVAVIDEIQMMADPSRGYAWTRALLGLKADEIHLCGDPSVLNIVRKICSETGDELVQQRYDRFKPLVVEAKTLLGDLKNVKSGDCIVAFSRREIFEVKLAIEKYTKHRCCVIYGALPPETRRQQANLFNDDNNEYDILVASDAVGMGLNLHIRRVVFYSLSKYNGDKTVPVPASQVKQIAGRAGRRGSRYPEGLTTTLHLEDLDYLIECLKKSFDEVKKVGLFPFFEQVELFAGQFPDVTFAQLLEKFAENCRLDGSYFLCHHHHIKKIANMLEEVQGLSLEDRFNFCFAPVNIRDPKAMYHLLRFASSYAHKLPVNIAMGMPKCTARNDSELLDLETKHQVLSMYLWLSNHFEGEKFPYVKKVEAMAVDIAELLGESLTKANWKPESRNPGKPRQQENEGGYERPRSLIKLYEQKRQEGFSAGQKLEKYIRVDWKLFTWDAMDGETFTMISLSGQCQVQPANYP; this comes from the exons ATGGCAAGAGGCCCTGCAAGGAACCTCCTTTATCTGTATTCCTCTAGAGACAATTTCACCAAGGTTagagcttttctttttcccaataGATTCCATCGGGCTGATTCGCCAAACCCATCAAATTCCCATCCTTTCCTCACCCCTGATTCAAAATTCTGTATCCCACCTCAATTCTCCCCATCGCACTTTACACAATCACTTAATTATAGGTGTTTAAATTTCCAAAGACACCCTTTCTCGACATTAGTAGAAAATGGAACCCCAAATTTGAATTCAGCACCTGCTCTTGAATCAGAAGTTACAGAAGTAGATAGTATTAGTGATATAGGTTTGGATGAAAATGGACCTGGAAATGATAATTTAGAGCCTGAGAAAAGATTGAACTTTGCTCAGATAGATAGCCGGGATCCGGTAGAAATTTATAAAGAGCTTAGAGATGCTTCTAAAAGTGATAAGCAGAGTAGGAGTGATTGGGATCTGTTAATTGAGGTTTTCAGAGGTTTTGCAAAATCTGGTTGGGCTTCTAACCAGGCTTTAGCTGTGTACATTGGTGCATCTTTTTTTCCTACAGCCGCCCATAAATttcgtaattttttttttaagaagtgCAAGATTGATATAGTGAAGTACTTGGTTTTCCTTGGCCCTGGTATTGAGGCTGAGAAGtttttgtttccaatttttgttgagttttgtTTAGAAGAGTTTCCTGATGAAATTAAGAGGTTTAGGAGTATGGTTGAATCAGCTGATTTGACGAAGCCTCATACTTGGTTTCCATTTGCTAGGgcaatgaaaaggaaaattgtatATCACTGTGGTCCGACTAATAGTGGGAAAACGTATAATGCTTTGCAGAGGTTTATGGAAGCAAAAAAGGGTATTTATTGCAGTCCTCTCAGGTTGTTGGCTATGGAAGTTTTTGATAAGGTGAATGCATTAGGGGTTTACTGTAGTCTCTTAACTGGGCAAGAGAAAAAATTTGTCCCATTTTCAAGTCATGTTGCTTGTACTGTTGAGATGGTGTCGGTTGATGAGTTGTATGAGGTGGCCGTGATTGATGAGATACAAATGATGGCAGATCCATCTAGAGGTTATGCATGGACGAGGGCTTTGCTTGGATTGAAGGCTGATGAGATACATTTATGTGGCGATCCAAGTGTTTTAAACATTGTTAGAAAGATTTGCTCTGAGACTGGGGACGAGTTGGTTCAACAACGTTATGACAGGTTTAAGCCACTGGTTGTTGAGGCGAAGACCCTTTTGGGAGACttgaaaaatgtgaaatctGGGGATTGTATTGTTGCATTTTCCAGGAGAGAGATTTTTGAAGTGAAATTAGCAATTGAGAAGTACACAAAACACCGTTGCTGTGTCATATATGGTGCGCTGCCACCAGAGACCCGTAGACAGCAAGCCAACTTGTTTAATGATGACAATAATGAATATGACATCTTGGTCGCAAGTGATGCTGTGGGAATGGGTTTGAATCTTCATATTAGAAGGGTTGTGTTCTATAGTCTCTCAAAGTACAATGGTGATAAGACCGTTCCAGTTCCAGCTTCCCAGGTGAAGCAGATTGCTGGAAGAGCTGGCCGAAGAGGGAGTCGCTACCCTGAGGGACTAACTACCACTTTGCACCTTGAAGATTTGGACTACTTGATTGAGTGCTTGAAGAAGTCATTTGACGAAGTTAAGAAAGTTGgtctctttcctttctttgaACAGGTAGAGCTATTTGCTGGCCAATTTCCAGATGTTACTTTTGCACAGCTACTTGAAAAGTTCGCCGAAAATTGCAGGTTAGATGGGTCTTACTTTCTGTGCCACCATCACCATATAAAGAAAATTGCAAATATGTTAGAGGAGGTCCAAGGGCTATCTCTGGAAGATCGTTTCAATTTTTGCTTTGCCCCTGTTAATATTAGAGATCCAAAAGCAATGTACCATCTTCTGAGGTTTGCGTCATCATATGCACATAAGCTCCCTGTCAATATTGCAATGGGCATGCCAAAATGTACTGCTCGTAATGATTCAGAGCTCTTGGACCTTGAGACTAAGCATCAAGTATTGTCCATGTATTTGTGGTTGTCTAACCATTTTGAAGGGGAGAAATTTCCCTATGTCAAGAAGGTTGAGGCAATGGCGGTAGACATTGCTGAACTTCTTGGTGAATCATTGACCAAAGCTAACTGGAAACCAGAATCAAGAAATCCAGGAAAACCAAGACAACAAGAGAATGAAGGTGGTTATGAAAGGCCAAGGTCACTAATCAAATTGTATGAGCA GAAAAGGCAGGAAGGCTTCTCAGCTGGACAGAAACTAGAAAAG TACATAAGAGTGGACTGGAAGCTTTTTACGTGGGATGCAATGGATGGGGAAACGTTCACAATGATCAGCCTATCAGGCCAATGTCAAGTTCAGCCAGCAAACTACCCTTGA
- the LOC113702217 gene encoding DExH-box ATP-dependent RNA helicase DExH18, mitochondrial-like isoform X2, whose product MARGPARNLLYLYSSRDNFTKVRAFLFPNRFHRADSPNPSNSHPFLTPDSKFCIPPQFSPSHFTQSLNYRCLNFQRHPFSTLVENGTPNLNSAPALESEVTEVDSISDIGLDENGPGNDNLEPEKRLNFAQIDSRDPVEIYKELRDASKSDKQSRSDWDLLIEVFRGFAKSGWASNQALAVYIGASFFPTAAHKFRNFFFKKCKIDIVKYLVFLGPGIEAEKFLFPIFVEFCLEEFPDEIKRFRSMVESADLTKPHTWFPFARAMKRKIVYHCGPTNSGKTYNALQRFMEAKKGIYCSPLRLLAMEVFDKVNALGVYCSLLTGQEKKFVPFSSHVACTVEMVSVDELYEVAVIDEIQMMADPSRGYAWTRALLGLKADEIHLCGDPSVLNIVRKICSETGDELVQQRYDRFKPLVVEAKTLLGDLKNVKSGDCIVAFSRREIFEVKLAIEKYTKHRCCVIYGALPPETRRQQANLFNDDNNEYDILVASDAVGMGLNLHIRRVVFYSLSKYNGDKTVPVPASQVKQIAGRAGRRGSRYPEGLTTTLHLEDLDYLIECLKKSFDEVKKVGLFPFFEQVELFAGQFPDVTFAQLLEKFAENCRLDGSYFLCHHHHIKKIANMLEEVQGLSLEDRFNFCFAPVNIRDPKAMYHLLRFASSYAHKLPVNIAMGMPKCTARNDSELLDLETKHQVLSMYLWLSNHFEGEKFPYVKKVEAMAVDIAELLGESLTKANWKPESRNPGKPRQQENEGGYERPRSLIKLKRQEGFSAGQKLEKYIRVDWKLFTWDAMDGETFTMISLSGQCQVQPANYP is encoded by the exons ATGGCAAGAGGCCCTGCAAGGAACCTCCTTTATCTGTATTCCTCTAGAGACAATTTCACCAAGGTTagagcttttctttttcccaataGATTCCATCGGGCTGATTCGCCAAACCCATCAAATTCCCATCCTTTCCTCACCCCTGATTCAAAATTCTGTATCCCACCTCAATTCTCCCCATCGCACTTTACACAATCACTTAATTATAGGTGTTTAAATTTCCAAAGACACCCTTTCTCGACATTAGTAGAAAATGGAACCCCAAATTTGAATTCAGCACCTGCTCTTGAATCAGAAGTTACAGAAGTAGATAGTATTAGTGATATAGGTTTGGATGAAAATGGACCTGGAAATGATAATTTAGAGCCTGAGAAAAGATTGAACTTTGCTCAGATAGATAGCCGGGATCCGGTAGAAATTTATAAAGAGCTTAGAGATGCTTCTAAAAGTGATAAGCAGAGTAGGAGTGATTGGGATCTGTTAATTGAGGTTTTCAGAGGTTTTGCAAAATCTGGTTGGGCTTCTAACCAGGCTTTAGCTGTGTACATTGGTGCATCTTTTTTTCCTACAGCCGCCCATAAATttcgtaattttttttttaagaagtgCAAGATTGATATAGTGAAGTACTTGGTTTTCCTTGGCCCTGGTATTGAGGCTGAGAAGtttttgtttccaatttttgttgagttttgtTTAGAAGAGTTTCCTGATGAAATTAAGAGGTTTAGGAGTATGGTTGAATCAGCTGATTTGACGAAGCCTCATACTTGGTTTCCATTTGCTAGGgcaatgaaaaggaaaattgtatATCACTGTGGTCCGACTAATAGTGGGAAAACGTATAATGCTTTGCAGAGGTTTATGGAAGCAAAAAAGGGTATTTATTGCAGTCCTCTCAGGTTGTTGGCTATGGAAGTTTTTGATAAGGTGAATGCATTAGGGGTTTACTGTAGTCTCTTAACTGGGCAAGAGAAAAAATTTGTCCCATTTTCAAGTCATGTTGCTTGTACTGTTGAGATGGTGTCGGTTGATGAGTTGTATGAGGTGGCCGTGATTGATGAGATACAAATGATGGCAGATCCATCTAGAGGTTATGCATGGACGAGGGCTTTGCTTGGATTGAAGGCTGATGAGATACATTTATGTGGCGATCCAAGTGTTTTAAACATTGTTAGAAAGATTTGCTCTGAGACTGGGGACGAGTTGGTTCAACAACGTTATGACAGGTTTAAGCCACTGGTTGTTGAGGCGAAGACCCTTTTGGGAGACttgaaaaatgtgaaatctGGGGATTGTATTGTTGCATTTTCCAGGAGAGAGATTTTTGAAGTGAAATTAGCAATTGAGAAGTACACAAAACACCGTTGCTGTGTCATATATGGTGCGCTGCCACCAGAGACCCGTAGACAGCAAGCCAACTTGTTTAATGATGACAATAATGAATATGACATCTTGGTCGCAAGTGATGCTGTGGGAATGGGTTTGAATCTTCATATTAGAAGGGTTGTGTTCTATAGTCTCTCAAAGTACAATGGTGATAAGACCGTTCCAGTTCCAGCTTCCCAGGTGAAGCAGATTGCTGGAAGAGCTGGCCGAAGAGGGAGTCGCTACCCTGAGGGACTAACTACCACTTTGCACCTTGAAGATTTGGACTACTTGATTGAGTGCTTGAAGAAGTCATTTGACGAAGTTAAGAAAGTTGgtctctttcctttctttgaACAGGTAGAGCTATTTGCTGGCCAATTTCCAGATGTTACTTTTGCACAGCTACTTGAAAAGTTCGCCGAAAATTGCAGGTTAGATGGGTCTTACTTTCTGTGCCACCATCACCATATAAAGAAAATTGCAAATATGTTAGAGGAGGTCCAAGGGCTATCTCTGGAAGATCGTTTCAATTTTTGCTTTGCCCCTGTTAATATTAGAGATCCAAAAGCAATGTACCATCTTCTGAGGTTTGCGTCATCATATGCACATAAGCTCCCTGTCAATATTGCAATGGGCATGCCAAAATGTACTGCTCGTAATGATTCAGAGCTCTTGGACCTTGAGACTAAGCATCAAGTATTGTCCATGTATTTGTGGTTGTCTAACCATTTTGAAGGGGAGAAATTTCCCTATGTCAAGAAGGTTGAGGCAATGGCGGTAGACATTGCTGAACTTCTTGGTGAATCATTGACCAAAGCTAACTGGAAACCAGAATCAAGAAATCCAGGAAAACCAAGACAACAAGAGAATGAAGGTGGTTATGAAAGGCCAAGGTCACTAATCAAATT GAAAAGGCAGGAAGGCTTCTCAGCTGGACAGAAACTAGAAAAG TACATAAGAGTGGACTGGAAGCTTTTTACGTGGGATGCAATGGATGGGGAAACGTTCACAATGATCAGCCTATCAGGCCAATGTCAAGTTCAGCCAGCAAACTACCCTTGA
- the LOC113702217 gene encoding DExH-box ATP-dependent RNA helicase DExH18, mitochondrial-like isoform X3, producing the protein MARGPARNLLYLYSSRDNFTKVRAFLFPNRFHRADSPNPSNSHPFLTPDSKFCIPPQFSPSHFTQSLNYRCLNFQRHPFSTLVENGTPNLNSAPALESEVTEVDSISDIGLDENGPGNDNLEPEKRLNFAQIDSRDPVEIYKELRDASKSDKQSRSDWDLLIEVFRGFAKSGWASNQALAVYIGASFFPTAAHKFRNFFFKKCKIDIVKYLVFLGPGIEAEKFLFPIFVEFCLEEFPDEIKRFRSMVESADLTKPHTWFPFARAMKRKIVYHCGPTNSGKTYNALQRFMEAKKGIYCSPLRLLAMEVFDKVNALGVYCSLLTGQEKKFVPFSSHVACTVEMVSVDELYEVAVIDEIQMMADPSRGYAWTRALLGLKADEIHLCGDPSVLNIVRKICSETGDELVQQRYDRFKPLVVEAKTLLGDLKNVKSGDCIVAFSRREIFEVKLAIEKYTKHRCCVIYGALPPETRRQQANLFNDDNNEYDILVASDAVGMGLNLHIRRVVFYSLSKYNGDKTVPVPASQVKQIAGRAGRRGSRYPEGLTTTLHLEDLDYLIECLKKSFDEVKKVGLFPFFEQVELFAGQFPDVTFAQLLEKFAENCRLDGSYFLCHHHHIKKIANMLEEVQGLSLEDRFNFCFAPVNIRDPKAMYHLLRFASSYAHKLPVNIAMGMPKCTARNDSELLDLETKHQVLSMYLWLSNHFEGEKFPYVKKVEAMAVDIAELLGESLTKANWKPESRNPGKPRQQENEGGYERPRSLIKLYEQKRQEGFSAGQKLEKQNNAHLALIYST; encoded by the exons ATGGCAAGAGGCCCTGCAAGGAACCTCCTTTATCTGTATTCCTCTAGAGACAATTTCACCAAGGTTagagcttttctttttcccaataGATTCCATCGGGCTGATTCGCCAAACCCATCAAATTCCCATCCTTTCCTCACCCCTGATTCAAAATTCTGTATCCCACCTCAATTCTCCCCATCGCACTTTACACAATCACTTAATTATAGGTGTTTAAATTTCCAAAGACACCCTTTCTCGACATTAGTAGAAAATGGAACCCCAAATTTGAATTCAGCACCTGCTCTTGAATCAGAAGTTACAGAAGTAGATAGTATTAGTGATATAGGTTTGGATGAAAATGGACCTGGAAATGATAATTTAGAGCCTGAGAAAAGATTGAACTTTGCTCAGATAGATAGCCGGGATCCGGTAGAAATTTATAAAGAGCTTAGAGATGCTTCTAAAAGTGATAAGCAGAGTAGGAGTGATTGGGATCTGTTAATTGAGGTTTTCAGAGGTTTTGCAAAATCTGGTTGGGCTTCTAACCAGGCTTTAGCTGTGTACATTGGTGCATCTTTTTTTCCTACAGCCGCCCATAAATttcgtaattttttttttaagaagtgCAAGATTGATATAGTGAAGTACTTGGTTTTCCTTGGCCCTGGTATTGAGGCTGAGAAGtttttgtttccaatttttgttgagttttgtTTAGAAGAGTTTCCTGATGAAATTAAGAGGTTTAGGAGTATGGTTGAATCAGCTGATTTGACGAAGCCTCATACTTGGTTTCCATTTGCTAGGgcaatgaaaaggaaaattgtatATCACTGTGGTCCGACTAATAGTGGGAAAACGTATAATGCTTTGCAGAGGTTTATGGAAGCAAAAAAGGGTATTTATTGCAGTCCTCTCAGGTTGTTGGCTATGGAAGTTTTTGATAAGGTGAATGCATTAGGGGTTTACTGTAGTCTCTTAACTGGGCAAGAGAAAAAATTTGTCCCATTTTCAAGTCATGTTGCTTGTACTGTTGAGATGGTGTCGGTTGATGAGTTGTATGAGGTGGCCGTGATTGATGAGATACAAATGATGGCAGATCCATCTAGAGGTTATGCATGGACGAGGGCTTTGCTTGGATTGAAGGCTGATGAGATACATTTATGTGGCGATCCAAGTGTTTTAAACATTGTTAGAAAGATTTGCTCTGAGACTGGGGACGAGTTGGTTCAACAACGTTATGACAGGTTTAAGCCACTGGTTGTTGAGGCGAAGACCCTTTTGGGAGACttgaaaaatgtgaaatctGGGGATTGTATTGTTGCATTTTCCAGGAGAGAGATTTTTGAAGTGAAATTAGCAATTGAGAAGTACACAAAACACCGTTGCTGTGTCATATATGGTGCGCTGCCACCAGAGACCCGTAGACAGCAAGCCAACTTGTTTAATGATGACAATAATGAATATGACATCTTGGTCGCAAGTGATGCTGTGGGAATGGGTTTGAATCTTCATATTAGAAGGGTTGTGTTCTATAGTCTCTCAAAGTACAATGGTGATAAGACCGTTCCAGTTCCAGCTTCCCAGGTGAAGCAGATTGCTGGAAGAGCTGGCCGAAGAGGGAGTCGCTACCCTGAGGGACTAACTACCACTTTGCACCTTGAAGATTTGGACTACTTGATTGAGTGCTTGAAGAAGTCATTTGACGAAGTTAAGAAAGTTGgtctctttcctttctttgaACAGGTAGAGCTATTTGCTGGCCAATTTCCAGATGTTACTTTTGCACAGCTACTTGAAAAGTTCGCCGAAAATTGCAGGTTAGATGGGTCTTACTTTCTGTGCCACCATCACCATATAAAGAAAATTGCAAATATGTTAGAGGAGGTCCAAGGGCTATCTCTGGAAGATCGTTTCAATTTTTGCTTTGCCCCTGTTAATATTAGAGATCCAAAAGCAATGTACCATCTTCTGAGGTTTGCGTCATCATATGCACATAAGCTCCCTGTCAATATTGCAATGGGCATGCCAAAATGTACTGCTCGTAATGATTCAGAGCTCTTGGACCTTGAGACTAAGCATCAAGTATTGTCCATGTATTTGTGGTTGTCTAACCATTTTGAAGGGGAGAAATTTCCCTATGTCAAGAAGGTTGAGGCAATGGCGGTAGACATTGCTGAACTTCTTGGTGAATCATTGACCAAAGCTAACTGGAAACCAGAATCAAGAAATCCAGGAAAACCAAGACAACAAGAGAATGAAGGTGGTTATGAAAGGCCAAGGTCACTAATCAAATTGTATGAGCA GAAAAGGCAGGAAGGCTTCTCAGCTGGACAGAAACTAGAAAAG CAGAATAATGCACACCTAGCCTTAATTTACAGTACATAA
- the LOC113702217 gene encoding DExH-box ATP-dependent RNA helicase DExH18, mitochondrial-like isoform X4 gives MARGPARNLLYLYSSRDNFTKVRAFLFPNRFHRADSPNPSNSHPFLTPDSKFCIPPQFSPSHFTQSLNYRCLNFQRHPFSTLVENGTPNLNSAPALESEVTEVDSISDIGLDENGPGNDNLEPEKRLNFAQIDSRDPVEIYKELRDASKSDKQSRSDWDLLIEVFRGFAKSGWASNQALAVYIGASFFPTAAHKFRNFFFKKCKIDIVKYLVFLGPGIEAEKFLFPIFVEFCLEEFPDEIKRFRSMVESADLTKPHTWFPFARAMKRKIVYHCGPTNSGKTYNALQRFMEAKKGIYCSPLRLLAMEVFDKVNALGVYCSLLTGQEKKFVPFSSHVACTVEMVSVDELYEVAVIDEIQMMADPSRGYAWTRALLGLKADEIHLCGDPSVLNIVRKICSETGDELVQQRYDRFKPLVVEAKTLLGDLKNVKSGDCIVAFSRREIFEVKLAIEKYTKHRCCVIYGALPPETRRQQANLFNDDNNEYDILVASDAVGMGLNLHIRRVVFYSLSKYNGDKTVPVPASQVKQIAGRAGRRGSRYPEGLTTTLHLEDLDYLIECLKKSFDEVKKVGLFPFFEQVELFAGQFPDVTFAQLLEKFAENCRLDGSYFLCHHHHIKKIANMLEEVQGLSLEDRFNFCFAPVNIRDPKAMYHLLRFASSYAHKLPVNIAMGMPKCTARNDSELLDLETKHQVLSMYLWLSNHFEGEKFPYVKKVEAMAVDIAELLGESLTKANWKPESRNPGKPRQQENEGGYERPRSLIKLYEQKRQEGFSAGQKLEKNNAHLALIYST, from the exons ATGGCAAGAGGCCCTGCAAGGAACCTCCTTTATCTGTATTCCTCTAGAGACAATTTCACCAAGGTTagagcttttctttttcccaataGATTCCATCGGGCTGATTCGCCAAACCCATCAAATTCCCATCCTTTCCTCACCCCTGATTCAAAATTCTGTATCCCACCTCAATTCTCCCCATCGCACTTTACACAATCACTTAATTATAGGTGTTTAAATTTCCAAAGACACCCTTTCTCGACATTAGTAGAAAATGGAACCCCAAATTTGAATTCAGCACCTGCTCTTGAATCAGAAGTTACAGAAGTAGATAGTATTAGTGATATAGGTTTGGATGAAAATGGACCTGGAAATGATAATTTAGAGCCTGAGAAAAGATTGAACTTTGCTCAGATAGATAGCCGGGATCCGGTAGAAATTTATAAAGAGCTTAGAGATGCTTCTAAAAGTGATAAGCAGAGTAGGAGTGATTGGGATCTGTTAATTGAGGTTTTCAGAGGTTTTGCAAAATCTGGTTGGGCTTCTAACCAGGCTTTAGCTGTGTACATTGGTGCATCTTTTTTTCCTACAGCCGCCCATAAATttcgtaattttttttttaagaagtgCAAGATTGATATAGTGAAGTACTTGGTTTTCCTTGGCCCTGGTATTGAGGCTGAGAAGtttttgtttccaatttttgttgagttttgtTTAGAAGAGTTTCCTGATGAAATTAAGAGGTTTAGGAGTATGGTTGAATCAGCTGATTTGACGAAGCCTCATACTTGGTTTCCATTTGCTAGGgcaatgaaaaggaaaattgtatATCACTGTGGTCCGACTAATAGTGGGAAAACGTATAATGCTTTGCAGAGGTTTATGGAAGCAAAAAAGGGTATTTATTGCAGTCCTCTCAGGTTGTTGGCTATGGAAGTTTTTGATAAGGTGAATGCATTAGGGGTTTACTGTAGTCTCTTAACTGGGCAAGAGAAAAAATTTGTCCCATTTTCAAGTCATGTTGCTTGTACTGTTGAGATGGTGTCGGTTGATGAGTTGTATGAGGTGGCCGTGATTGATGAGATACAAATGATGGCAGATCCATCTAGAGGTTATGCATGGACGAGGGCTTTGCTTGGATTGAAGGCTGATGAGATACATTTATGTGGCGATCCAAGTGTTTTAAACATTGTTAGAAAGATTTGCTCTGAGACTGGGGACGAGTTGGTTCAACAACGTTATGACAGGTTTAAGCCACTGGTTGTTGAGGCGAAGACCCTTTTGGGAGACttgaaaaatgtgaaatctGGGGATTGTATTGTTGCATTTTCCAGGAGAGAGATTTTTGAAGTGAAATTAGCAATTGAGAAGTACACAAAACACCGTTGCTGTGTCATATATGGTGCGCTGCCACCAGAGACCCGTAGACAGCAAGCCAACTTGTTTAATGATGACAATAATGAATATGACATCTTGGTCGCAAGTGATGCTGTGGGAATGGGTTTGAATCTTCATATTAGAAGGGTTGTGTTCTATAGTCTCTCAAAGTACAATGGTGATAAGACCGTTCCAGTTCCAGCTTCCCAGGTGAAGCAGATTGCTGGAAGAGCTGGCCGAAGAGGGAGTCGCTACCCTGAGGGACTAACTACCACTTTGCACCTTGAAGATTTGGACTACTTGATTGAGTGCTTGAAGAAGTCATTTGACGAAGTTAAGAAAGTTGgtctctttcctttctttgaACAGGTAGAGCTATTTGCTGGCCAATTTCCAGATGTTACTTTTGCACAGCTACTTGAAAAGTTCGCCGAAAATTGCAGGTTAGATGGGTCTTACTTTCTGTGCCACCATCACCATATAAAGAAAATTGCAAATATGTTAGAGGAGGTCCAAGGGCTATCTCTGGAAGATCGTTTCAATTTTTGCTTTGCCCCTGTTAATATTAGAGATCCAAAAGCAATGTACCATCTTCTGAGGTTTGCGTCATCATATGCACATAAGCTCCCTGTCAATATTGCAATGGGCATGCCAAAATGTACTGCTCGTAATGATTCAGAGCTCTTGGACCTTGAGACTAAGCATCAAGTATTGTCCATGTATTTGTGGTTGTCTAACCATTTTGAAGGGGAGAAATTTCCCTATGTCAAGAAGGTTGAGGCAATGGCGGTAGACATTGCTGAACTTCTTGGTGAATCATTGACCAAAGCTAACTGGAAACCAGAATCAAGAAATCCAGGAAAACCAAGACAACAAGAGAATGAAGGTGGTTATGAAAGGCCAAGGTCACTAATCAAATTGTATGAGCA GAAAAGGCAGGAAGGCTTCTCAGCTGGACAGAAACTAGAAAAG AATAATGCACACCTAGCCTTAATTTACAGTACATAA